The following is a genomic window from Burkholderia oklahomensis C6786.
CAGACGCTCAACGTGTACGGCCAGGTGCCCGCGCAGACGACGCCGCAGCCCGATACCTACCAGTCGACCATCACCGCGACCATCACCTTCTGACCCGCCCGTGACGTCGCTCGTCCGCCGCTGGCTCGCTGCTCTCGCCATCGCAGCCGGAGCCGCCGCGCCCGCCGGCGCCGCGACGCTGCAGATCTCTCCCGTCACGGTCGAGATGGCCGCCGACAATCCGGCGGCGGGCGTCGCGCTGCGCAATCCCGGCGCTCGGGCGATCTACGGGCAGGTGCGCACCTACCGCTGGAGCCAGGACCAGGGCAACGACGTGCTCGCGCCCGCGCCGGAGCTCGTCGCGAGCCCGCCGCTGCTGCAGATCGGCGGGCAAAGCGAGCAGCTCGTGCGGCTCGTGCGCGTCGCGCGCGACAAGCCGCGTCGCGAAGAAAGCTATCGCGTGCTGATCGACGAGCTGCCGATGCCCGACGCGCCCGTCGTCAACGGCATCGCGATCCGGCTGCGCTACTCGATCCCGGTGTTCGTCTCGCCCGACACCGCGCTCGGCCCGCCGAAGCTCGCGTGGCGCGTCATGCGCGGCGCGACCGGCTGGCTCCTGCGCGTGACGAACGAAGGCGGGCGGCATGCGCAGATCGCGTCGGTGCGGCTCGTCGACGACGCCGGCAAGACTTACGAGATCGCGCCCGGCCTCCTCGGCTACGCGCTTGCCGGCGGTATGCGGCAATGGCCGTTGCGGCTCGACACGACGCAGGTCGTGCCGCGCATCCGCAAGGTGCGCGCGGCAATCAACACTCAACCGGTCGAGGCGGACGTGGGCCCGCCTTGACGACAACTTAGACCGATCCTCCAAACCACTCGCTCGAACGTGCCGACTGTCCGCCTCGCGCACCGCTCGACGGACCTTGGGCGGCATCGACGGTTCGTCAGACTGACGATCGCACTCGCCGTCGCGACGCTCGCGGCGGCGGCGGCGAGTCGGGGCGTACGCGCGCAGAACGCGTCCATGCCGACGGAAGCCGATGCGGCGGGCGCCGGCGCACGCGCCGCGTCGGCGCATCCCGCCGCGTTCACGGCGGCATCCGCGGCGGCGTCCGGCGATCGCGTGCGTACCGGCGGCCCGGCCGACTTCGCGGGATCGGGCGACGCCGTTGCGGCCACGTCCGTCGGGGCCATTGCGCCCGCGACGGTTGGCGCGGCGGCGACGTCCGCTGTGAAGCCCGTCGCATCGGCGGCCACGGCGGATTCGATCGTGCCGCCCGTCTCGCGCGCGCCGCCCGTGCCGTCCTCGCGCGCGACAGCGTCCACGCCGGCCGCATCGCTCACGTCCGCCTCTTCGTCGAACGCCCGAACCACGCTCGCCGCAGCCGCCGCGCCGGCCGCGCTGCCGGCGTCGCCCGCCCCGACGACGAGCCTGCCCGTTCCCGGCGTCGACGCGACCGTCCCCGCGAACGACCTGTACCTCGACGTGTCGCTGAACGGCCAGCCGACGCATCTCATCGTGCACTTCGCCTTCGCCGACGGCCGCTTCTACGCGAGCCAGGACGATCTGAACGACATCGGCATCGCGACATCGCGGCTGCGGCAGCCCGCGAACGCGCTCGTCGCGCTCGATGCGCTCGACGGCCTGCGCTACCGCTACGACGCCGCGCGCCAGACGATCGACCTCGTCGTCCCCGACGCGCTGCGTATCCCGCACACGTACGACACGCGCGCGCTCGCGCCGACGATTCCCGCGAGCTCCGGCCGCGGCGTCGTGCTGAACTACGATCTGTACGCGCAGACGACCGACCGCGCAGGCGCCGCGCTGTGGCACGAAGCGCGCTACTTCGATCCGGCCGGCGTGTTCAGCAGCACGGGCGTCGCGTATTTCCAGCACGGCGGACAGCGTTACACGCGCTACGACACGTCGTGGAGCACGTCCGATCCGAAATCGCTGACGACGGCGCAGATCGGCGACACGATCTCGTCGTCGCTCGCGTGGACGCGCTCGCTGCGCCTGGGCGGCCTGCAGTGGCGCAGCAACTTCGCGCTGCGTCCGGACCTCGTGACGTTTCCGGTGCCGGCGCTCGCGGGCACGGCCGTCGTGCCGTCGACGGTCGATCTGTACGTGAACGGCGTGCGCCAGTTCAGCGGCGACGTGCCGAGCGGCCCGTTCGTCATCAACAGCGTGCCGGGCATCACGGGCGCGGGCAATGCGACCGTCGTCACGCGCGACGCGCTCGGGCGCACGATCGCGACGTCGCTGCCGCTCTACATCGACACGCGAATGCTCGCCCCCGGCCTCGCGAGCTACTCGGTCGAGGCGGGCTTCCTGCGGCGCGCGTGGGGCCTGCGTTCGTTCGACTACACGCGCCGCCCGGCCGTCAGCGCGACCGCGCGTTACGGCGCGAGCGAGCGCCTGACCGTCGAGGCGCACGCGGAGGCGACGCCCGGCCTCTACAACGCGGGCGCCGGCGCGCTCGCGCGGCTCGGCGGCGCGGGCGTCGCGAGCGCGTCGATCGCGCAAAGCGTCGGACGCCTCGCGGGCACGCAGGTCGGACTCGGCTATCAGCTGGTGCGCCCGCGCTTCTCGATCGATGCCGAGACGCTGCGCGCGTACGGCAACTACGGCGACCTCGCCGCGCGCGACGGCACGCCGGTGCCGACCGCGACCGACCGCGTGACGCTGTCGCTGCCGTTCATCCGTTCGCAGACGTTCGCGATCAGCTACATCGGCCTCAAGCATCCGGGCCTGCAGGCGTCGCGGATCGGCTCGGTGTCGTACTCGGTGAACGTCGGCAGCCTGGCGTCGATCAACGTCAGCGCATTCCAGGACTTTCATCAGCGCGGCTCGCGCGGCGTGTTCGTGAGCCTGAACGTCGCGCTCGGCAACAACACGTCGGTCAACACGAACGTCGGCCGGCAGAACGGCAAGACGATCTACAACGTGAACGCGATGCGCGCGCCCGACTACGGCGGCGGCTTCGGCTGGAGCGCGCAGGCGGGCGACGCGGGCGGCACGCGCTACGGCCAGGCGCAGGCGCAGTACCTCGGCCGCGCGGGCGAAGTGACGGCGCTCGCGCAGACGATCGCGGGACGGCAGAACGCGGCGCTCGACGTGACGGGCGCGGTCGTGCTGATGGACGGCAACGCGCTCCTCGCGCGGCGCATCGACGACGGCTTCGCGCTCGTGTCGACCGACGCATCGCCGGGCGTGCCGGTGCTGCACGAGAACCGCGTGATCGGCGCGACCGACCGCAACGGCCATCTGCTGATCCCCGACCTGAACGCGTATCAGAACAACCGGATCGGCATCGACACGCTGAAGCTGCCGCTCGACGCGCGCGTGTCCGACACGCTCCGCAACGTCGTCCCGCAGTCGCGCTCGGGCGTGCTCGCGCATTTCTCGATCGTGCGCGAGCAGTCGGCGTCGATCGTCCTGCAGGACGCATCGGGCGCGCCGCTGCCGCCCGGGCTTTCGGTCACGCATCGCGAGAGCGGCGCGGGCACGATCGTCGGCTACGACGGGCTCACGTTCGTGACCGGCCTCGCGGCCGTCAATCATCTGGAGATAACGGGCCGCGGCAAGCGCTGCGCGGTCGCGTTCGACTACGCGCGCCCGGCCGACGGCACGCCGCCGACGATCGGGCCCCTGACTTGCGACTTGAAGTGACGCGGCGAGGCCGCCGCGGCGCGCGCCGGACCGCCGGCGAGCCGGCGCGCGCGCCTCCCGCCACGCCTCCCGCCACGCCGCCCGCTCCGCGCCGCCCCGGACACCCCCGCACCGGCCGCCCGCCGCGCGAATGCTAAAATCCGCGATATCCATTCGCGGCGCGCGCCGCTCCACTCCCCTCTAAGAATCGCCATGACGTCCCAACTGCACAAAAAGGGCGAGGCCTGGTCGGCCCGCTTTTCGGAACCGATGTCCGAGCTCGTCAAGCGCTACACGTCGTCGGTCTTCTTCGACAAGCGGCTCGCGCTCGTCGACATTGCCGGCTCGCTCGCGCACGCGAACATGCTCGCCGCGCAAAAGATCATCAGCGCCGGCGATCTCGCCGCGATCGAGCGCGGAATGGCGCAGATCAAGGGCGAGATCGAGCGCGGCGAATTCGAATGGCAGCTCGATCTCGAGGACGTCCACCTGAACATCGAGGCGCGCCTGACCGCGCTGATCGGCGACGCGGGCAAGCGCCTGCACACGGGCCGCTCGCGCAACGACCAGGTCGCGACCGACATCCGCCTGTGGCTGCGCGGCGAGATCGACCGGATCGGCGGCCTCCTGAACGACCTGCGCGGCGCGCTGATCGACCTCGCCGACAAGAACGCGGACACGATCCTGCCGGGCTTCACGCACCTGCAGGTCGCGCAGCCCGTCACGTTCGGCCATCACCTGCTCGCGTACGTCGAGATGTTCTCGCGCGACGCCGAGCGGATGCGCGACTGCCGAGCCCGCGTGAACCGCCTGCCGCTCGGCGCGGCGGCGCTCGCGGGCACGAGCTATCCGATCGACCGCCACGCGGTCGCGAAGACGCTCGGCTTCGACGGCATCTGCGCGAACTCGCTCGACGCCGTGTCCGATCGCGATTTCGCGATCGAATTCACGGCGGCGTCCGCGCTCGTGATGACGCACGTGTCGCGCTTCTCGGAAGAGCTCGTGCTGTGGATGAGCCCGCGCGTCGGCTTCATCGACATCGCCGACCGCTTCTGCACCGGCTCGTCGATCATGCCGCAGAAGAAGAACCCGGACGTGCCCGAGCTCGCGCGCGGCAAGACGGGCCGCGTGAACGGCCACTTGATGGCGCTCCTCACGCTGATGAAGGGCCAGCCGCTCGCGTACAACAAGGACAATCAGGAAGACAAGGAGCCCCTCTTCGACACGGTCGACACGGTCGCCGACACGCTGCGGATCTTCGCGGAGATGGTCGCGGGCATCGCGGTGAAGCCGGACGCGATGCGCGCCGCCGCGCTGCAGGGCTTCTCGACCGCGACCGATCTCGCCGACTACCTGGTGAAGCGCGGGCTGCCGTTTCGCGACGCGCACGAGGCGGTCGCGCACGCGGTGAAGGTTTGCGACGTGCGCGGCTGCGATCTCGCGGACCTGACGCTCGACGAGATGAAGCAGGAGCTGCCGAACGTCGCGCACCTGATCGGCGACGACGTGTTCGACTACCTGACGCTCGAAGGCTCGGTCGCAAGCCGCAACCATCCGGGCGGCACCGCGCCCGACCAGGTGCGCGCGGCGGTGAAGGCGGCGCGCGCGGCGCTCGGCAAGTAAGCCGGCATGCACGTGGCGGACACCGGGCGGTGTCCGTCTTTTCATCCGCGGCGCGATACGCGCCCGGCTGCGGTGCCCGCAAGCGGCTCATCGCCGCCGCGCACGGATTTCACGAAGCCGGACGCGTGAAGCGCAGCGCAACGCGACCCGACGAGCGGCGATCATCGAGACGGCGCGCATCGCTTCCGGATTCGGGCAAGCGCGGCGCGCGGCGGCACCGCCGCTCGAACGCGCGATGGCCCCGCGCCGGCGACCCACGCATCGATTCACGGACGGAACCCATGTTCTCAGCGGCAATCTTCGATATGGACGGCCTGCTCGTCGACTCCGAGCGGACCATCATGAACACGTGGATCGACGTTGCGCGCGCTCACGGCGTCGCGCTGTCCTCCGCCGACTACCTGCAGATCGTCGGCCGCTCGTTCCGGGAAGGCCAGACGGTCCTCGCCGGACTGCTCGGCGGCGAAGCGTTCCGCTCGGTGTCCGCGCAGGTGCGCGAGCAACTCGCCGCGCCGCAGCCTCATCCGAAATTTCCGCTGAAGACAGGCGCGCATGCGCTGCTGAGCACGCTCGCCCGCGCCGGCATTCCGTGCGCGGTCGCGTCGTCGTCCGCGCGCGACGTGATTCGCACGCGGCTTCACGCGGTCGGCGTACTGGAATTTTTCGCCGCGATCGCGGGCGGCGACGAAGTGGAACGCGGCAAGCCCGATCCGGCCGTCTACCGGCTCGCGGCCGAGCGGCTGAACTTGCCGGCGCCCGCGTGCGTCGCGTTCGAGGACAGCGATTTCGGCGCACTCGCCGCGACGCGCGCGGGCGCATCCGTCGTCACCGTGCCCGACCTGAAGGCGCCGACGCCCGAGATCGTCGCGCTGAGCCTGCGTGTGCTCGCCACGCTCGACGACGCGGTCGCGCTCGTGCCGGCGTGGTTCGGGCCGCGCGCCGCGCAGCTCGCGTGAGTCGGCGCGGCGCCCGCCGCACGGACACCGGCACCGACGGGCACGCGCGTTCGAAGAAAATCGCAAGCACGGGCGGGCGGCATCCGAGGCGGATCGACGCCGCCCGCGCAAGACATGAGCCCCGGCGCACGGAGCGCCCGCACGGCGCTCAATGATTGTTGACCGTCTCCGAGAACCGCTTGAGCGTCGCGACGCGCGCACCGATCAGATCGACCCGTTCGTCCTCGCTGATGAGCGGCGTCATCGCGTCGCGAAACGCCGCCCATTCGCGCTGCGCCTGCGCGAGCGTCGGCAGCGAAGCCGCGGGCATCCGCGACTGCAATTTCGCGTAATAGCGGTTCATGTCGAAGAGCGCGTGCTCGCACGCCGCATCGCGCATGCAAGGCCGCACGCGATGCACGGCGCCCTTGCCGCCGCCCGGCTGCGCATAGCGGTCGGCCGCGCCGCGCAGCGCGCGCGCCCGATCGCGCACCGGCTGCAGCCGCATGTCGGCGCTCGCCATCGCGTACATCGTCCCCTGCGTCGTGTCGTAGACCGCGCGCACCAGATGCGCTTCATCCTTGCGCCACGCGAGCCAGCGGCGCTGGCTCTCCTGCCAGCCGCGCCGCGCATCGGCGGGCGCCGCCTTCTGCAACCGCTGATACGCGGCGTCGACTTCCGCGAGCCACTGCTGCCGCGCCTCGTCCATGCACTGGATCTGGCCGGCGGTCGACGAGCGGTCGCGCCGCGCGAGACACTGGCGCATCGCGACGTCGATCGGATCGGCCGCCGCGACCTCGGCATGCGTCGCGCCCGCCGCCAGCCAAGCGGCCAGCGCGACGGCGGCGAAGCGCACGAGCGTCTTCCGGACTTCGATCATCGTCAGTCACGCACGCAGTCGACGTAGTACTCGGTGCGGCCGTTCATCTCTTCCGCGACGAGACCGTGGATGTCCGTATGGAATCCCGGGAAGCGCTCGTTGAAGTCGCGCGCGAACCGCAGGTAATTGACGATCGTCTTGTTGAAGCGCTCGCCCGGGATCAGGAGCGGAATGCCCGGCGGATACGGCGTCAGCAGGATGCTCGTCACGCGGCCTTCGAGCTCGTCGAGCGGCACGCGGTCGATCTCGCGGTGCGCGAGCTTCGCGAACGCGTCGGACGGCTTCATCGCCGGCTCCATGTTCGACAGATACATCTCGGTCGTGAGACGCGCGATGTCGTTCGCGCGGTACACGTCGTGGATCTGCGTGCAGAGATCGCGCAAGCCGACGCGCTCGTAGATCGGGAACTGCGCGACGAACTCCGGCAGCACGCGCCAGAGCGGCTGGTTGTTGTCGTAGTCGTCCTTGAACTGCTGCAGCTCGGTGACCATCGAGTTCCAGCGGCCCTTCGTGATGCCGATCGTGAACATGATGAAGAACGAGTACAGGCCCGTCTTCTCGACGATGATCCCGTGCTCGGCCAGGTACTTCGTGACGATCGCGGCCGGAATGCCCGTCTCGCCGAACTCGCCGTCGACGTCGAGCCCCGGCGTGATGATCGTCGCCTTGATCGGGTCGAGCATGTTGAAGCCTTCCGCGAGCGGGCCGAAGCCGTGCCAGCGGTCGTTCGGCTTCAGCAGCCAGTCCGCGCGCGAGCCGATGCCCTCGTCCGACAGGTTGTCCGGACCCCACACGCTGAAGAACCAGTCGGCGCCGTACTCGGCGTCGACCTTGCGCATCGCGCGGCGGAAGTCGATCGCCTCGGCGATCGATTCCTCGACGAGCGCGGTGCCGCCCGGCGGCTCCATCATCGCGGCCGCGACGTCGCACGACGCGATGATCGCGTACTGCGGGCTCGTCGACGTGTGCATCAGGTACGCCTCGTTGAAGCGATGGCGGTCGAACGTGCGGTTCTCCGAATCCTGCACGACGATCTGCGACGCCTGCGAGATGCCCGCGAGCAGCTTGTGCGTCGAGTGCGTCGCGAACACGAGCGCGCCCGTGCGCGGCCGGCCCGCGCCGATCGCGTGCATGTCCTGGTAGAACGGATGGAACTCCGCGTGCGGCAGCCACGCTTCGTCGAAGTGCAGCGTGTCGAGCAAGTCGCCGAGCAAGTCCTTGATCTGCTCGACGTTGTAGACGACGCCGTCGTACGTGCTCTGCGTGATCGTCAGGATCCGCGGCTTCAGGTTCGGGTTCTTCTTCAGCGCCTCGCGCGCGAACGGATTCGCCTCGATCTTCTTGCGGATGTTCTCCGGCTTGAACTCGTCGCGCGGGATCGGCCCGATGATGCCGAAGTGATTGCGCGTCGGCGTGAGGAACACCGGAATCGCGTGCGTCATCGTGATCGCGTGCAGGATCGACTTGTGGCAGTTGCGGTCGACGAGCACGATGTCGCCCGGCGCGACGGTCGCGTGCCAGACGATCTTGTTCGACGTCGACGTGCCGTTCGTCACGAAGAACAGGTGATCGGCGCTGAAGATGCGCGCCGCGTTGCGCTCGGACGCGGCCACGGGCCCCGTATGGTCGAGCAGCTGGCCGAGCTCGTCGACCGCGTTGCAGACGTCCGCGCGCAGCATGTTCTCGCCGAAGAACTGGTGGAACATCTGGCCGAGCGGGTTCTTCAGGAACGCGACGCCGCCCGAGTGGCCCGGGCAGTGCCACGAATACGAGCCTTCGTCCGCGTACTTGACGAGCTCCTTGAAAAACGGCGGCGCGAGCGAATCGAGGTAGACCTTCGCCTCGCGGATGATGTGGCGCGCGACGAACTCCGGCGTGTCCTCGAACATATGGATGAAGCCGTGCAGCTCGCGCAGGATGTCGTTCGGCAGGTGGCGCGACGTGCGCGTCTCGCCGTACAGGAAGATCGGGATGTCCGCGTTGCGGCGGCGCACTTCGGTCACGAACGCGCGCAGCTCGATGATCGCGGTCGCGAGTTCGGGCAGTTCGCCGTCCGGGCCGGTTTCGCCGAGCATGAGTTCGTCGTCGTCGATCGACAGGATGAAGCACGACGCGCGGCTCGACTGCTGCGCGAACGACGTCAGATCGCCGTAGCTCGTCAAGCCGAGGACTTCGACGCCCTCTTTCTCGATCGCTTCGGCAAGCGCCCGGATGCCGGAGCCCGAGATGTTCTCGGAGCGGAAATCTTCGTCGATGATGACGACGGGGAAACGAAACTTCATGGGCGATTCTCCAAAAAGAACGACCGCGGCGCGAGACGCGCAGCGGTCACCCGGAAACTGGTCGGTGTTCCGATATGCAACCAGATCAGGTTTTCGGCAGCGTGACACCGCGCTGTCCCTGGTACTTGCCGCCGCGATCCGCGTACGACACGTCGCACACCTCGTCGCTCTCGAAGAAGAGGACCTGGGCGACGCCTTCGTTCGCGTAGATCTTCGCGGGCAGCGGCGTGGTGTTCGAGAATTCGAGCGTCACGTAGCCTTCCCATTCGGGCTCGAACGGCGTCACGTTGACGATGATCCCGCAGCGCGCGTAGGTCGACTTGCCGAGGCACACGGTCAGCACGGTGCGCGGAATGCGGAAGTACTCGACGGTGCGCGCGAGCGCGAACGAGTTCGGCGGGATGATGCACACGTCGCCCTTGAAATCGACGAACGAGCCTTCGTCGAAGTTCTTCGGATCGACGATCGTCGAATTGATGTTCGTGAAGATCTTGAATTCGTCCGCGCAGCGAATGTCGTAGCCGTAGCTCGACGTGCCGTAGCTGACGATCTTGCGGCCGTCTTCGGCGGTGCGGACCTGATCGGGCACGAACGGCTCGATCATCTTGTGCTCTTCGGCCATGCGCCGGATCCACTTGTCGGACTTGATGCTCATAAAAAGGCGCCGGAAAACGCTGCGTGTCTGGATGGATGCCGCCGGACGGTCCGGCG
Proteins encoded in this region:
- a CDS encoding fimbrial biogenesis chaperone, with the translated sequence MTSLVRRWLAALAIAAGAAAPAGAATLQISPVTVEMAADNPAAGVALRNPGARAIYGQVRTYRWSQDQGNDVLAPAPELVASPPLLQIGGQSEQLVRLVRVARDKPRREESYRVLIDELPMPDAPVVNGIAIRLRYSIPVFVSPDTALGPPKLAWRVMRGATGWLLRVTNEGGRHAQIASVRLVDDAGKTYEIAPGLLGYALAGGMRQWPLRLDTTQVVPRIRKVRAAINTQPVEADVGPP
- a CDS encoding fimbria/pilus outer membrane usher protein, with the translated sequence MPTVRLAHRSTDLGRHRRFVRLTIALAVATLAAAAASRGVRAQNASMPTEADAAGAGARAASAHPAAFTAASAAASGDRVRTGGPADFAGSGDAVAATSVGAIAPATVGAAATSAVKPVASAATADSIVPPVSRAPPVPSSRATASTPAASLTSASSSNARTTLAAAAAPAALPASPAPTTSLPVPGVDATVPANDLYLDVSLNGQPTHLIVHFAFADGRFYASQDDLNDIGIATSRLRQPANALVALDALDGLRYRYDAARQTIDLVVPDALRIPHTYDTRALAPTIPASSGRGVVLNYDLYAQTTDRAGAALWHEARYFDPAGVFSSTGVAYFQHGGQRYTRYDTSWSTSDPKSLTTAQIGDTISSSLAWTRSLRLGGLQWRSNFALRPDLVTFPVPALAGTAVVPSTVDLYVNGVRQFSGDVPSGPFVINSVPGITGAGNATVVTRDALGRTIATSLPLYIDTRMLAPGLASYSVEAGFLRRAWGLRSFDYTRRPAVSATARYGASERLTVEAHAEATPGLYNAGAGALARLGGAGVASASIAQSVGRLAGTQVGLGYQLVRPRFSIDAETLRAYGNYGDLAARDGTPVPTATDRVTLSLPFIRSQTFAISYIGLKHPGLQASRIGSVSYSVNVGSLASINVSAFQDFHQRGSRGVFVSLNVALGNNTSVNTNVGRQNGKTIYNVNAMRAPDYGGGFGWSAQAGDAGGTRYGQAQAQYLGRAGEVTALAQTIAGRQNAALDVTGAVVLMDGNALLARRIDDGFALVSTDASPGVPVLHENRVIGATDRNGHLLIPDLNAYQNNRIGIDTLKLPLDARVSDTLRNVVPQSRSGVLAHFSIVREQSASIVLQDASGAPLPPGLSVTHRESGAGTIVGYDGLTFVTGLAAVNHLEITGRGKRCAVAFDYARPADGTPPTIGPLTCDLK
- the argH gene encoding argininosuccinate lyase; protein product: MTSQLHKKGEAWSARFSEPMSELVKRYTSSVFFDKRLALVDIAGSLAHANMLAAQKIISAGDLAAIERGMAQIKGEIERGEFEWQLDLEDVHLNIEARLTALIGDAGKRLHTGRSRNDQVATDIRLWLRGEIDRIGGLLNDLRGALIDLADKNADTILPGFTHLQVAQPVTFGHHLLAYVEMFSRDAERMRDCRARVNRLPLGAAALAGTSYPIDRHAVAKTLGFDGICANSLDAVSDRDFAIEFTAASALVMTHVSRFSEELVLWMSPRVGFIDIADRFCTGSSIMPQKKNPDVPELARGKTGRVNGHLMALLTLMKGQPLAYNKDNQEDKEPLFDTVDTVADTLRIFAEMVAGIAVKPDAMRAAALQGFSTATDLADYLVKRGLPFRDAHEAVAHAVKVCDVRGCDLADLTLDEMKQELPNVAHLIGDDVFDYLTLEGSVASRNHPGGTAPDQVRAAVKAARAALGK
- a CDS encoding HAD family hydrolase, yielding MFSAAIFDMDGLLVDSERTIMNTWIDVARAHGVALSSADYLQIVGRSFREGQTVLAGLLGGEAFRSVSAQVREQLAAPQPHPKFPLKTGAHALLSTLARAGIPCAVASSSARDVIRTRLHAVGVLEFFAAIAGGDEVERGKPDPAVYRLAAERLNLPAPACVAFEDSDFGALAATRAGASVVTVPDLKAPTPEIVALSLRVLATLDDAVALVPAWFGPRAAQLA
- a CDS encoding lysozyme inhibitor LprI family protein gives rise to the protein MIEVRKTLVRFAAVALAAWLAAGATHAEVAAADPIDVAMRQCLARRDRSSTAGQIQCMDEARQQWLAEVDAAYQRLQKAAPADARRGWQESQRRWLAWRKDEAHLVRAVYDTTQGTMYAMASADMRLQPVRDRARALRGAADRYAQPGGGKGAVHRVRPCMRDAACEHALFDMNRYYAKLQSRMPAASLPTLAQAQREWAAFRDAMTPLISEDERVDLIGARVATLKRFSETVNNH
- a CDS encoding arginine/lysine/ornithine decarboxylase; amino-acid sequence: MKFRFPVVIIDEDFRSENISGSGIRALAEAIEKEGVEVLGLTSYGDLTSFAQQSSRASCFILSIDDDELMLGETGPDGELPELATAIIELRAFVTEVRRRNADIPIFLYGETRTSRHLPNDILRELHGFIHMFEDTPEFVARHIIREAKVYLDSLAPPFFKELVKYADEGSYSWHCPGHSGGVAFLKNPLGQMFHQFFGENMLRADVCNAVDELGQLLDHTGPVAASERNAARIFSADHLFFVTNGTSTSNKIVWHATVAPGDIVLVDRNCHKSILHAITMTHAIPVFLTPTRNHFGIIGPIPRDEFKPENIRKKIEANPFAREALKKNPNLKPRILTITQSTYDGVVYNVEQIKDLLGDLLDTLHFDEAWLPHAEFHPFYQDMHAIGAGRPRTGALVFATHSTHKLLAGISQASQIVVQDSENRTFDRHRFNEAYLMHTSTSPQYAIIASCDVAAAMMEPPGGTALVEESIAEAIDFRRAMRKVDAEYGADWFFSVWGPDNLSDEGIGSRADWLLKPNDRWHGFGPLAEGFNMLDPIKATIITPGLDVDGEFGETGIPAAIVTKYLAEHGIIVEKTGLYSFFIMFTIGITKGRWNSMVTELQQFKDDYDNNQPLWRVLPEFVAQFPIYERVGLRDLCTQIHDVYRANDIARLTTEMYLSNMEPAMKPSDAFAKLAHREIDRVPLDELEGRVTSILLTPYPPGIPLLIPGERFNKTIVNYLRFARDFNERFPGFHTDIHGLVAEEMNGRTEYYVDCVRD
- the dcd gene encoding dCTP deaminase — translated: MSIKSDKWIRRMAEEHKMIEPFVPDQVRTAEDGRKIVSYGTSSYGYDIRCADEFKIFTNINSTIVDPKNFDEGSFVDFKGDVCIIPPNSFALARTVEYFRIPRTVLTVCLGKSTYARCGIIVNVTPFEPEWEGYVTLEFSNTTPLPAKIYANEGVAQVLFFESDEVCDVSYADRGGKYQGQRGVTLPKT